One window from the genome of Prinia subflava isolate CZ2003 ecotype Zambia chromosome 2, Cam_Psub_1.2, whole genome shotgun sequence encodes:
- the MRPL14 gene encoding large ribosomal subunit protein uL14m isoform X1, giving the protein MQAGPHQSDRMRVGYQMALLNRRVGLSLSHLTSAVIQRQFSVTGACRAIQKLTRVRVVDNSALGNTPYHRPPKCIHVYNKTGVGKVGDKILLAIKGEKRKALIVGHKMPGPTMTPRFDSNNVVLIEDNGNPIGTRIKTPIPYTLRRREGEFSKVLAIARNFV; this is encoded by the exons ATGCAAGCTGGTCCCCATCAGTCTGACAGAATGAG GGTTGGTTACCAAATGGCTCTCTTGAATAGAAGAGTTGGTTTATCTTTATCCCATCTAACCAGTGCTGTGATCCAACGACAGTTCAG CGTCACTGGAGCATGCCGAGCAATACAGAAACTAACGCGCGTGCGAGTGGTGGACAACAGCGCCTTGGGGAACACGCCGTACCACCGGCCACCAAAGTGTATCCACGTGTATAACAAGACTGGAGTGGGCAAAGTCGGAGATAAGATCCTTCTGGCTAtcaagggagaaaagaggaaggCTTTAATTGTagggcacaagatgcctggcCCCACCATGACGCCTAGATTTGATTCGAACAATGTGGTGCTCATAGAAGATAATGGCAATCCCATAGGGACTAGAATAAAAACACCAATTCCCTATACACTGCGAAGAAGAGAAGGCGAGTTCTCCAAAGTATTGGCCATTGCCCGCAACTTTGTATGA
- the MRPL14 gene encoding large ribosomal subunit protein uL14m isoform X2: MALLNRRVGLSLSHLTSAVIQRQFSVTGACRAIQKLTRVRVVDNSALGNTPYHRPPKCIHVYNKTGVGKVGDKILLAIKGEKRKALIVGHKMPGPTMTPRFDSNNVVLIEDNGNPIGTRIKTPIPYTLRRREGEFSKVLAIARNFV, translated from the exons ATGGCTCTCTTGAATAGAAGAGTTGGTTTATCTTTATCCCATCTAACCAGTGCTGTGATCCAACGACAGTTCAG CGTCACTGGAGCATGCCGAGCAATACAGAAACTAACGCGCGTGCGAGTGGTGGACAACAGCGCCTTGGGGAACACGCCGTACCACCGGCCACCAAAGTGTATCCACGTGTATAACAAGACTGGAGTGGGCAAAGTCGGAGATAAGATCCTTCTGGCTAtcaagggagaaaagaggaaggCTTTAATTGTagggcacaagatgcctggcCCCACCATGACGCCTAGATTTGATTCGAACAATGTGGTGCTCATAGAAGATAATGGCAATCCCATAGGGACTAGAATAAAAACACCAATTCCCTATACACTGCGAAGAAGAGAAGGCGAGTTCTCCAAAGTATTGGCCATTGCCCGCAACTTTGTATGA